In a genomic window of Flammeovirga agarivorans:
- a CDS encoding NAD(P)-binding protein: MGKPRRIAVLGGGLSAMTTVYTLMQEPNWKEKYDITIYQLGWRIGGKGASGVNPEAGYRIEEHGLHLWMGFYENAFRLIKDVYKGLNRDKSAPLSSFDKVFSQQDYFIFTEQVKDKWVDWKVPFPKLPGKVGDGELPSVENVIASISDFVIDLFIEWLEGYLLENQNKKWTQKVIDQLLKVVFWKETRVTASKKDFISKLRQRLSRLDDDIIDNVRKNFIKTIDSKELQYRREEEIDYVFKHWDKLKNFIWKNIGKATQQNDVGRRAWMAIDLGLSLLKGMVKDQVITINNDELRFDFEVINDIDYGEWLVKHGADRTLTVGSPIVRSMYDGPFSFLKGNPDEPNVEAGTILNIFLRLLFTCKESVVWRMNAGMGDVIFSPFYEDLVQKKKDIFKFFHAVRDVSLSDDKTSIERIVLGRQVTLKTDEYSPLVKVKGLDCWPSRPLYDQIVDEEAEELKEKNIHLESCWTEWEDRETIILKKGEDFDDVIFGFSVGTVPHVAKELLDHSEKWSKMIESIKTVQTQAYQYWFNQSSEELGIEEDKLQSAYVEPVDTFCAMNQVLDKEDWPTSHDPKYVAYSCGVFSDAEHIPSFDDHDFPRREKLRGLENCREYIEKHLSHLIPSLYDDEGNFNWDALVDLQDRVGEERMHSIYTRVNIDPSERYVLSAVNSSKYRIKTNDTDFDNLFVTGDWIQNGMNAGFVEGAVTSGLLTAKAISDEPEKIPIITDNWSIKKLEKDLIKKRELEKVE, encoded by the coding sequence ATGGGAAAACCAAGAAGAATTGCAGTACTCGGTGGAGGCTTAAGTGCTATGACAACCGTTTACACATTAATGCAAGAACCCAATTGGAAAGAGAAGTATGATATTACTATTTACCAGTTAGGTTGGAGAATTGGTGGTAAAGGAGCAAGTGGAGTAAATCCTGAGGCAGGGTATAGAATTGAAGAACATGGCCTACACCTGTGGATGGGGTTTTATGAAAACGCTTTCCGTCTTATCAAGGATGTTTATAAAGGTTTGAATAGAGATAAAAGTGCTCCATTGTCTTCATTTGATAAAGTCTTTAGTCAACAGGATTATTTTATTTTTACAGAACAGGTAAAAGATAAATGGGTGGATTGGAAAGTACCCTTCCCTAAATTACCTGGAAAAGTGGGAGATGGAGAACTCCCTTCTGTCGAAAACGTTATCGCATCTATCTCTGATTTTGTGATAGACCTTTTTATCGAATGGTTAGAAGGCTACTTACTAGAAAATCAGAATAAGAAATGGACACAGAAAGTCATTGATCAACTTTTAAAAGTAGTGTTTTGGAAAGAGACTAGAGTCACTGCTTCGAAGAAAGATTTTATTAGTAAGCTGCGACAACGACTGAGTCGATTGGATGATGATATTATAGATAATGTTAGAAAGAATTTTATCAAAACGATTGATAGTAAGGAACTACAATATCGTCGAGAAGAAGAAATTGATTACGTTTTCAAACACTGGGATAAATTAAAAAACTTTATCTGGAAAAACATAGGTAAAGCTACTCAACAGAATGATGTAGGACGAAGAGCTTGGATGGCTATCGATTTGGGTTTATCCTTGTTAAAAGGAATGGTCAAAGATCAGGTGATCACAATTAATAATGATGAATTACGCTTCGATTTTGAGGTAATTAATGATATTGATTATGGTGAATGGCTTGTAAAGCATGGTGCAGATAGAACATTAACGGTAGGTTCTCCTATCGTTAGAAGTATGTACGACGGTCCCTTCTCTTTTCTAAAAGGTAACCCTGATGAACCCAATGTTGAAGCAGGAACCATTCTTAATATTTTCTTAAGGTTACTATTTACCTGCAAAGAAAGTGTGGTTTGGAGAATGAATGCAGGAATGGGAGATGTTATTTTCTCTCCATTTTATGAGGATTTGGTACAGAAGAAAAAAGATATATTTAAGTTTTTCCATGCGGTAAGAGATGTCTCTTTATCTGATGATAAGACCTCTATTGAACGAATAGTTTTAGGTAGACAAGTGACATTAAAAACGGATGAATATTCACCTTTGGTCAAGGTTAAAGGATTAGATTGTTGGCCAAGTCGTCCACTTTATGATCAGATAGTAGACGAAGAAGCGGAGGAGCTAAAGGAAAAAAATATTCATTTAGAATCTTGTTGGACAGAATGGGAAGATAGAGAAACCATCATCTTAAAAAAGGGTGAAGATTTTGACGATGTTATCTTTGGGTTTTCTGTAGGAACGGTTCCACATGTAGCAAAAGAGTTGTTAGACCACAGTGAAAAATGGTCGAAAATGATAGAGAGTATCAAAACTGTACAAACTCAAGCTTATCAATATTGGTTTAATCAATCTTCAGAGGAATTGGGCATCGAAGAGGATAAATTACAGTCAGCTTATGTAGAGCCTGTAGATACTTTTTGTGCGATGAATCAAGTCTTAGACAAAGAGGATTGGCCAACATCTCATGATCCCAAATATGTTGCTTACTCTTGTGGTGTATTTTCAGATGCAGAACATATTCCATCCTTTGATGACCATGATTTTCCAAGAAGAGAAAAATTAAGAGGATTAGAAAATTGTCGAGAATATATTGAAAAACACTTATCTCACTTAATTCCTTCATTATATGATGACGAGGGCAATTTTAATTGGGATGCTTTAGTGGATTTACAAGATCGAGTAGGGGAAGAACGTATGCATTCTATTTATACGAGAGTAAATATAGACCCTTCTGAAAGGTATGTTTTATCTGCGGTGAATTCTTCGAAATATAGAATCAAGACTAACGATACAGATTTTGACAATTTATTCGTTACCGGAGATTGGATTCAGAATGGGATGAATGCAGGCTTTGTAGAAGGTGCGGTTACATCTGGTCTACTTACAGCCAAAGCCATATCAGACGAACCTGAAAAGATACCTATCATCACTGATAATTGGTCCATCAAAAAGTTGGAAAAAGACCTTATCAAAAAACGAGAACTTGAAAAAGTAGAATAA
- a CDS encoding class I SAM-dependent methyltransferase, whose translation MNWNAQLYNDKHAFVYAYGSSLLELLAPQPHESILDVGCGSGQLTAEIKEKAQHVVGFDYSESMIEDAKERHPDIDFYVKDASNFSFDESFDAVFSNAALHWVLQPQEAAECMYKALKPQGRFVIEMGGKDNVATIVDQLRASLLKRGYTTQAQKRVWFFPSVAEYAKILEDVGFRIKSIEHYDRPTALADEQTGVKDWLSMFGKSFFEEVPEAIQEEVKSEVQENVKAQFLKDGIWYADYKRLRVFAIKE comes from the coding sequence ATGAACTGGAACGCTCAACTTTACAATGATAAGCATGCATTCGTCTATGCTTATGGTAGCTCATTATTAGAATTATTAGCACCTCAACCACATGAAAGCATTTTAGATGTAGGTTGTGGTTCGGGGCAACTTACGGCTGAAATCAAAGAAAAAGCACAACATGTTGTCGGATTCGATTACTCTGAAAGTATGATAGAGGATGCAAAAGAAAGACATCCTGATATCGACTTCTATGTAAAAGATGCCAGCAACTTTTCATTTGATGAATCGTTTGATGCTGTATTTTCAAACGCTGCACTACATTGGGTATTACAGCCTCAAGAAGCAGCTGAATGTATGTATAAAGCATTAAAACCTCAAGGTCGCTTTGTCATAGAAATGGGTGGAAAAGACAATGTTGCCACAATTGTCGATCAACTTCGCGCTTCCTTATTAAAGAGAGGGTATACTACACAAGCTCAAAAAAGAGTATGGTTTTTTCCTTCAGTAGCAGAATACGCAAAGATCTTAGAAGATGTAGGGTTCCGAATTAAAAGTATCGAGCACTACGACCGTCCAACAGCCTTAGCAGATGAACAAACAGGTGTAAAAGATTGGCTAAGTATGTTTGGTAAGTCATTCTTTGAAGAAGTTCCTGAGGCTATCCAAGAAGAAGTAAAATCAGAAGTACAAGAAAATGTAAAAGCTCAATTCCTAAAAGACGGTATCTGGTATGCTGACTACAAAAGGCTTAGAGTTTTTGCTATCAAAGAATAA
- a CDS encoding DUF6686 family protein, whose protein sequence is MCRTKDLYYDEDLMISQCIDCKRIGLQLNNILMNFTVKEFKKYTHKLSIVKFDENAYDFEGESPKIILKTDDKKINYCLDYQEFDQLRTGCQMSMLMLDTEEILSQI, encoded by the coding sequence ATGTGCAGAACAAAAGACTTATACTACGACGAGGATTTAATGATTAGCCAATGTATTGACTGTAAAAGAATTGGTCTACAACTGAATAACATTCTAATGAATTTTACAGTAAAAGAGTTCAAGAAGTACACTCATAAGCTATCAATTGTAAAGTTTGATGAAAACGCTTATGATTTTGAAGGAGAGAGTCCAAAAATCATATTAAAAACAGACGATAAGAAAATTAATTACTGTCTTGACTACCAAGAATTTGATCAATTAAGAACTGGTTGTCAAATGTCGATGCTTATGCTAGATACTGAGGAAATTCTAAGCCAAATCTAA
- the creD gene encoding cell envelope integrity protein CreD, which translates to MKKEIMENQQQKPVKKEKKWTQSSLMVKIGIIGILMVWLLLLSVMIQSIIEEREELKDSVTREVSSKWAEQQQIKGPILTIPLSMVKTDKEGNKQEYTEYWHVLPEHLKINGNLTSETLHRGIYDAIVYRSKLKLSGIFHLKKYPNFMGLKKRELDQAFITVGISDLKGIEEEIKANWNDVHKRANPGTKLSQLASSGFTIPVKVSQEQKEYHFDFEIDLQGSKNLSFLPVGAVTEVELQSPYTAPSFTGEFLPDFREVSENGFIARWKVLKLNRNFPQMWTTKGVDYSNNINHSDFGVDLIIQADDYQKSLRSAKYGILTIGLTFLIFFLVEVVNKTQIHPLQYAMVGVALCLFYTLLVAISEHSSFNIAFGISAVAIVSMISLYSVTLFHKWKLSLMLMTFLYGIFSFLFITLQMVDYALLMGSVGLTVILGLTMFFTRKIDWYQISFKQ; encoded by the coding sequence ATGAAAAAAGAAATTATGGAAAATCAACAGCAGAAACCTGTAAAAAAAGAAAAAAAATGGACGCAAAGTTCTTTAATGGTAAAAATTGGAATTATTGGGATACTTATGGTATGGCTCCTTTTACTTTCTGTGATGATACAATCTATCATTGAAGAAAGAGAAGAATTAAAAGATAGTGTCACTAGAGAAGTTTCTTCTAAATGGGCTGAACAACAACAAATAAAAGGTCCGATTCTTACGATCCCTTTATCCATGGTAAAAACAGATAAAGAAGGTAACAAACAGGAGTATACAGAATATTGGCATGTTTTACCTGAACACCTGAAGATCAATGGAAACCTTACATCAGAAACCTTGCATAGAGGTATCTACGATGCAATTGTCTATCGATCTAAATTGAAGCTTTCAGGAATTTTTCATTTAAAGAAATACCCCAATTTTATGGGGCTAAAAAAAAGAGAACTAGACCAAGCTTTTATTACAGTTGGTATTTCTGATTTAAAAGGGATTGAGGAAGAAATTAAAGCCAATTGGAATGATGTTCATAAAAGAGCTAACCCAGGTACTAAATTATCTCAATTAGCATCAAGTGGTTTTACTATTCCTGTAAAAGTATCACAGGAACAGAAAGAATATCATTTCGATTTTGAAATCGACTTACAAGGGAGTAAAAACCTCTCTTTCTTACCTGTAGGAGCCGTTACTGAAGTCGAACTTCAATCTCCTTATACAGCTCCAAGCTTCACTGGGGAATTTCTTCCCGACTTTAGAGAAGTTTCAGAAAATGGATTTATTGCCCGTTGGAAAGTACTAAAACTAAACAGAAACTTTCCTCAGATGTGGACTACTAAAGGAGTAGATTATTCTAATAACATTAATCATTCAGATTTTGGTGTAGATCTAATAATACAAGCAGATGATTATCAAAAGTCACTACGGTCAGCAAAGTATGGTATTCTTACTATCGGACTTACATTTCTTATTTTCTTCTTAGTAGAAGTGGTCAATAAAACACAGATTCACCCATTACAATATGCAATGGTGGGAGTTGCCTTGTGTCTTTTCTATACTTTATTGGTCGCGATTTCTGAACACAGCAGTTTCAATATTGCTTTTGGTATCTCTGCTGTAGCCATTGTTTCCATGATTTCGCTGTACTCGGTTACTCTTTTCCATAAATGGAAACTCTCCCTAATGCTTATGACATTCCTCTATGGTATCTTCAGTTTCTTATTTATTACCCTACAAATGGTAGATTATGCTCTATTAATGGGAAGTGTTGGCCTAACTGTAATACTTGGGTTAACAATGTTCTTTACAAGAAAAATTGATTGGTACCAAATCAGTTTTAAACAATAG
- a CDS encoding B12-binding domain-containing radical SAM protein, with protein MKVKMILPALAEAESPFWRPIKYSLFPPLGLATLASYLSPDDEIDLQDQHVETLNLNDDPDLVIIQVYITNAYRAYQIADHYRAKGAYVLLGGLHVTSLPEEAVPHADTIFLGPAEETFPQFLKDFKAKKPLKRYASSIRTLVGVPPIRRDLIKRNRYLVPNSIVVTRGCPHHCDFCYKDAFFQGGKGFYTQKVDDALAEIDRLPGKHLYFLDDHLLGNTKFASELFEGMKGMNRVFQGAATVDSILRGNLIEKAADAGLRSLFVGFETFSPENLKQSNKKQNLQKDYIKAVNRLHSLGIMINGSFVFGLDDDDQDVFKRTVDWGVENGITTSTYHVLTPYPGTKLYEDMDKSGRIITKNWDLYDTRNVVYQTQKLTAQELKDGYDWAYKEFYSWSNILKGSLSHDAHKHKLKHFMYSGGWKKFEPLWNFIIKSKNLNTMLPILESILSKVNYTSKHDISDHIITKEKTIKTKAKPIIKSSRHHNKVS; from the coding sequence ATGAAAGTTAAAATGATTTTACCTGCTTTAGCAGAAGCTGAAAGCCCCTTTTGGAGACCTATCAAATACTCTCTTTTTCCTCCATTAGGACTGGCTACCCTTGCATCATACCTCTCTCCTGATGATGAGATCGATTTACAAGATCAACATGTTGAAACCTTAAATCTTAATGATGACCCTGATTTAGTAATCATTCAGGTATACATTACCAATGCCTATAGAGCTTACCAAATTGCAGATCATTATCGAGCCAAAGGTGCCTATGTTCTACTCGGCGGATTGCATGTAACTTCCTTACCAGAAGAGGCTGTTCCCCATGCAGATACTATTTTCCTTGGCCCTGCCGAAGAAACATTCCCTCAATTCTTAAAAGATTTCAAGGCTAAAAAACCACTAAAACGTTATGCATCATCAATAAGAACATTGGTAGGTGTTCCTCCAATTAGAAGAGATCTGATTAAAAGAAATCGCTATTTAGTTCCCAACTCTATTGTCGTTACTAGAGGATGTCCACATCATTGTGATTTCTGTTACAAGGATGCCTTCTTCCAAGGTGGAAAAGGATTTTATACCCAAAAAGTCGACGATGCTTTAGCAGAGATAGATAGACTTCCGGGAAAGCACCTTTATTTTTTAGATGATCACCTTTTAGGAAATACCAAATTTGCCAGTGAACTATTTGAAGGAATGAAAGGAATGAATCGAGTGTTTCAAGGAGCAGCTACTGTAGATTCAATCCTTAGAGGAAACCTTATAGAAAAAGCGGCTGATGCTGGCTTAAGAAGTCTGTTTGTCGGCTTTGAAACCTTTTCCCCAGAAAACTTAAAGCAAAGTAATAAAAAGCAAAACTTACAAAAAGATTATATCAAAGCTGTTAACCGTTTACACTCCCTCGGTATCATGATCAATGGAAGCTTCGTATTTGGATTGGATGATGATGACCAGGATGTCTTTAAAAGAACTGTTGATTGGGGGGTAGAAAATGGTATCACTACATCTACTTATCATGTACTAACGCCTTACCCAGGAACAAAACTATATGAGGATATGGACAAAAGTGGTCGAATTATCACTAAAAATTGGGACCTATATGATACTAGAAATGTAGTATATCAAACCCAAAAACTAACTGCACAAGAATTAAAAGATGGCTATGATTGGGCCTATAAAGAATTTTACTCTTGGTCTAATATTCTGAAAGGAAGTTTGAGTCATGATGCCCACAAACACAAACTAAAGCACTTTATGTATAGTGGTGGATGGAAAAAATTTGAGCCACTTTGGAATTTTATCATCAAATCTAAAAATTTGAATACAATGTTACCTATTTTGGAATCAATATTGTCTAAGGTTAATTATACTTCGAAACACGATATCAGTGATCACATTATAACTAAAGAAAAGACAATCAAAACCAAAGCAAAACCTATTATCAAATCATCGAGACATCATAATAAAGTCTCCTAA
- a CDS encoding winged helix-turn-helix domain-containing protein: MKNLLNDLNKAFENKVRLGIMAALVVNEYLDFNSLKELLGVTDGNLASHLKSLEKSEFVSVRKEFLNRKPNTKYSATEEGKTAFTKHIKAIESLLK, encoded by the coding sequence GTGAAGAATCTATTAAACGACTTAAATAAAGCATTCGAAAATAAAGTTCGCTTAGGAATTATGGCTGCTCTTGTCGTCAACGAGTACTTAGATTTTAATTCCTTAAAAGAGTTACTGGGTGTTACAGATGGAAACCTTGCCAGTCATTTAAAGTCTCTTGAAAAAAGCGAGTTTGTATCCGTTCGAAAAGAATTTCTTAACCGAAAGCCCAATACTAAATATTCGGCTACGGAAGAGGGAAAAACTGCCTTTACCAAACACATCAAGGCCATCGAAAGCCTATTAAAATAA